From Pedobacter aquae:
GTGCCTCCCAAATGATTTAAACCACTTTTTTGGTAAACACTTAACCCTTGATATAGAAAAGGACTTTTAGTTATTAAGTTGGCCATACCATTGATAGCATTCATCCCATAAAGGGCAGAAGCCGCACCCGGAGTAATCTCAACACTGGCAATATCTAATTCGGTTGGCCCGATAGCATTACCCAGCGGTACGCCTAAAGTACCCGCTTGCATATCCACACCATCTACCAATTGTACAAAACGAAAGTTATTAGGAATATTAAATCCCCTGGTGTTTGGAACTTTAAAAGTGATGCTTGAGGTGGTCATTTGTACACCTTTAACATTTTCTAAAGCATCGTAAAAACTTGGAGCCGGAGATTCTCTTATAGCTCTGATATCTAATTTCTCAATAGCTACCGGAGATTTCAAAATACTCTCTTCTACCCTAGATGCAGTTACCACAACCTCTCTACCTAGTTGAGTTTGCGTAACAAGCTCTATATTAAGCTTAGAATCTGCATTTTCTATAAGAAATTCCTGAGTTTGAAATCCAACACTAGAAATAACTAAAGTAAAAGGAAATTTGGCTCTGGTTCTTAGCTCAAACAGGCCGGCAGAATTTGTGGATGTTCCAGAAACAGTATTTTTTATAGTTACAGTTACGCCCGGAAGAGGTAATTTATCATCTTGCCCAAGTACAGTACCGGATATAACAATAAAGTTATTTCCTTGAGCTGAAGTTGTTTTGGTACTGCCAATAAGTAGCAGTATAAGTAAGATAGTGGTATATAGTTTATTCATGATTTCTTTTTAATTCTTATTCATATTTCATTCTTCTTTTTGCGGAGGTTAGCTCTTCTAACAACAACACATTTTCAACATCATCATAGTCGACATAATTTACATAAACAATAAATCCTACTGATTTAGTCGACAATATTAAAACAAACTTTTAAACTATACAAATAAAATCAATAGATTTTGTAGATTTTATTTTTACTTTAGTGATTTCTAAGCAAAACATATGAAATGGATTACCAGAAAAAGGCCTAAAATTGATAGAATAGCTTGCCCTTGGCTTATTAAAAGATTTATTGATGCTGATGCAGAAATAATTTATGTAGCAGAGCAAGATGTTATAAGAAAAGCTCGAGAGTTGGGCGCAATTCCGTTTGATGTCCCTCATGTAGAGTTTACCCATTATCAAGATAAATGTACTTTCGATTATTTTATTGAGAAATACAAGCTAGAAGACGAGGCGCTTACTACCCTATCTTTAATTGTTAGAGGTGCCGATACAGATGCCCATCATTTAGCCCCACAAGCATCTGGTTTATGGGCAATCTCCGCTGGTTTGGCTTATAATTATAAAGATGATGATGAACTTTTAGAGATAGGACTTACTATTTACGATGCTTTATACAGTTGGGCAAAACATTTAAAGCATGTTAAACATACCCAAAACACTACCGATAGTTTGTTTCTTGATGTTTATCATAAATATCTGAAACATCAAAAAGAGCAGGGTAAAAAAACGCCATCCTGGGCAAAAGAACTCAAGGAAATTATACAAGACCAAATAGACATTAATATAAATGTTAGTTTAAAAGATGTTTCCGAAGAGTTAAACGTTAACCCAGCTTATATATCCCGAGAGTTTGCTAAACATTTTGATAATCTTTCTTTTGGAGATTATATTAGAAAACTACGCATAGAAAAAGCTATATCTTTAATAGAAAGCACTGATTATAAATTATCAGAAATAGCTTTTCTTACGGGATTTTCAGATCAAAGTCATTTCACCAGAATCTTCAAAAAAATTTATGATGTTAGCCCTGCTCAATATAAAAAAGCTTTAAAAAGTAAAATACATCCAAAAGGTAAAATCTCTTCTAAATAGTTTGTGCATCAGCCTTTATTCTTGTACAAAAAAGAAATTATGAAATACTGTATTTATTTAAAATCGGCTTTAAGCCTGATATTAATTAGCATTTGCTTTATTTTGGATGGCTATGCGCAAGAAAACCCAACTACATTTCCTAAAATCACAGGTTATGTAGGCATTCTACACCCAATAGCTACTTTAAATAATGATGGTTTACATACCAATTTTACTGATTATTATGTAGTTGGGATGCCAACGGGTATTAATATCTGGAAAACAGAAAAAATAGGCTTTTCTTTTGAAATCGTTCCGTTTATTAGAACAGAAAACGGCCTAAGTAGAGCTAACAATATCCTCATTCACCCTGGTATATTGCTAAAACTTAAACATGGCTTTACTTTGGTTAACCGGATAGCTTTTGAAACTTCTGGTAGGTACGGTTTTACACCCATCCTTAATAAAGTAATTAAGAAAAATAAACACAGCAATTATTTTATAGCCATGCCATTACCTGTAAGATTTGGTAACAATAATCCGGCTTCTGCTACTGTAGCTTTTCAATTTGGAATTGGTTTTTAAATACATAGAATGCAAAAAAAATACACACTTAAAGATATTGTTATTTATTTCCTCAAACTTGGCACTTGGGGCTTTGGCGGACCTGTAGCTTTGGTAGAATACATGCAAAGAGATTTAGTGGAAGACAAAAAATGGATTTCTCAGGAAGAATATAAAGAAGGCTTGGCCTTAGCACAGTTAGCCCCAGGACCACTAGCAGCACAGCTAGGTATTTATTTAGGCTTTGTACATTACAGAATATTAGGTGCAACATTAGTAGGTTTGGCCTTTGTACTACCCTCCTTTTTAATGGTACTCACTTTAGGTGTTGCCTATAAGCTTTACAGTGGTTTAGCTTGGATGCAAGCTGTTTTTTATGGCGTTAGCGCTGCTGTTATAGGTATTATTGCATTAAGTGCTTATAAATTAACCATCAAATCTATTAGCAAAATCAACCTTAAAGGTTTACAGGATAACTGGCTTTTATGGGTGTTTTACTTAGTTGGCGCTGTTAGTACAATTGTCTTACAGCGAGAAGAAATTCTATTATTCATATTAACAGGGTTGATTTATATGTTGGTAAAAGCTAAGCCCAAAAAGCTACAAAACACAGCAAATTTACCCGTTATTGCGTTTTACTTTTTACCTATAATTACCTATGCAAAAGGCACTTTACCTAAAATGGCCTTATTTTTCTTAAAAGCCGGAGCTTTTGTTTTTGGTAGTGGTTTAGCCATTGTACCTTTTTTACATGCCGGTGTAGTGCAAGAGTATAAATGGTTAACAGAAAATGAATTTGTTGATGCCGTTGCCGTTGCTATGATTACCCCAGGACCAGTAGTTATTACCGTAGGTTTTATAGGTTATTTGGTTGCTGGTTTCTCGGGAGCTTCAATTGCTGCGGGAGCAACCTTTTTACCTTGCTATTTGTTCACCATCTTACTAGCACCCTCTTTCAAAAAGATTTCTCAAAATCAGCAAATTAAACTTTTTGTTGATGGCATTACTGCAACAGTTATTGGTGCCTTGGTAGGTTCGGTTATTGTAATTGCTAGTCGCTCTATAATAGATTTAACTACTGTGATAATAGCCTTAGCATCCGTTTTAGGATTAATGTATTTCAAAAAACTAAAGGAACCCCATATCATTTTAATAGCGGCACTTATTGGTCTTATCCTTAAAAACTTACTTTGATAGACGCCGGGAGCGGATTCGAACCGCTGTACAAGGTTTTGCAGACCTCTACCTCACCACTCGGCCACCCGGCTTTATTAAATTTATCCAAACAAAAAGTAAGCAATCACTAGCGTTACCACTACATTAAATACTTGTGCTATTAAAAAAGCATAAAATGGTTGTTTACTATTTTCGGCAAATAAATCTTTAAAATTTGTTTCTAAGCCAATACTGGTAAAAGCTAAGGCAAACCATAATCCCTGAAGATTTTTTAAACTCCCTTTCACGGTAGACACCGTTTCTGTAGGTACTAAAAAGGAGAAAATTAAAGATGCAGCTATAAAACCAATAACAAACTTAGGAAACCTATCCCAAATAATTTTTAAGGTTGGCTTTTCTGGTCTTCCTGCTTCATTATTTTTGGTTTGTGTAAAAGACCAATAAATACTGATGGCAAAAGCGGCTAAACCTAGCAGTACATTCTGAGAGAACTTCACTATGGTACTTATTTTTAAGGCTTCCTCGCCCACCAAAGAACCCGATGCAACAACCGCCCCTGTGGTATCAATACTTCCACCAAGCCAAGCCCCTGTTACTTCTTGAGATAAACCGAAATATTGAGCTAAGTAAGGCATGAAAATCATCATCGGGATAGCTGTGATTAATACCATAGAAATTACATAAGACAATTTCTTAGAATTACCCTGAATAGCGCCAGATGTTGCAATAGCTGCTGAAACCCCGCAAATGGATACCGCACTAGAAATCATCATGGTTAATTCCTGATCTATTTTAAGCTTTTTACACAGCCAGAAAGCAAAATACCAAACCGATAATACCACCAATAAAGCTTGTACTAATCCTAAAGAACCAGCTTTTAGGATATCAGAAAAAATAACGCTGGTACCTAATAAAACTAAGCCAATTTTCACATAAAGCTCGGTAGATAAGGCTGCCCTAAACCAAGCCGGTATTTTAAAAAAATTACCGATAAGCAATCCAATAGATAAACTAAAAATAACAGCCTCTAAATTGATAGATTTTACAAAATCATTTCCTGCCAATAAAAGAGCAAGAATTGTTAACAAATACACCACAGGAAAAACAATAAGTAAATGTTTAATAGATTTCCCGGTAAGAAAAGCTCCTAGGATAGCAACCGCTATTACCAATACAAACTGCATAAGTAGTATTTCTAAATTTTTGATATTAAAGATATCTGTATTTAATACGGATAAAGATTCCCAATTGAAATTAGGAACTGGTAATAAAAAACCAAGAAGCGAAATAACAATGATGCTTGCTCCTAAAATAACAACAGCCCAATCTTCATGAACCCATTCTTTTTTAATTGTCGACATATTTTATAATAAATTGATTTTATAAATATCACTTAACACAGTTTTTGCTGCATGATAACCACACATACCATGCACACCTCCGCCAGGCGGTGTTGATGAAGAACATATATAAATTCTTTTAGATGATGTACGATAAGGCGAAATTTTTACCGCTGGCCTCGTATACAACTGAGCCAAATCAATGATTCCACCATTAATATCACCACCAATATAATTAGGATTATAAGCTTCCATTTGTACAGTATTCATACGATGTTTTGCTAAAATAGTATCCTTAAAACCAGGTGCAAAACGCTCTATCTGATTTTCTATAGCATCAGTCATATCCATAACAGAGCCATGCGGAACGTGGCAATAAGCCCATGCGGTATGCTTCCCTTCTGGTGCTCTACTTTTATCAAATAAACTTTGCTGAGAGAATAAAACAAACGGCTTTTCTGGGTGGATACCTTGAGACGAGCTTAATTCTGAACTTTCTATCTCTTGATAAGTATTACCTAAATGTACGGTTGCTGCTTTTTTACAAGCATCGGCAGTAAATGGTGTAGGATCGCTTAAAGCCCAGTCTACTTTAAAAACTCCCATACCATGTCGATAGCGTTCTAATTGCCATTTGTAAAGACTAGAAAATTCTTCGCCTGCAATGCTTAAAAGTTGCTTAGGCGTTACATCAAACAATACAACCTGATGCGGTGGCAACTCTTTAATATTTTTAACCATAATGCCTGTTTCTATTTTACCTCCTAAAGAAATAAAATAAGATGCTAACGCATTTGCAATAGCTTGCGAGCCACCTTTAGGAATAGGCCAACCATGTTTATGCCCTACGGCAGATAAAATTAAACCAATAGCTGCCGAAGCCCAGTTACTTAAAGGTTGTATGGCATGAGCAGACATTCCGCCCCATAAACCCTTAGCCTCTTTTGTTTTAAATTTAGCCGCTATAGCATTGGCAGACCTAATAGCATTTAAACCAAACTGAGCCAACAAAAAAGGATGCGATGGAAAGCTTAAAGGCCCCATGGTATCTTCTGCTATTTCATCCCAGTGGTTAACAACTGGCTGAATAAGTTTTAAGTAGGTTTCTTTATCCTTACCTAAATAAGATGCGGTCTCCTCAATAGATTTTGATAAAAAAGCGGCCTTTCCATCATCAAAAGGATGGGCTGCTGCTAGCGGAGCTTGAATAAACTCCAGTCCGTGTTTTGCTAAAGGTAATTTCGAAAAAAAAGGTGAACCCATTGCCATGGGATGAATAGCCGAACACACATCATGTTTAAACCCTGGCAAAGTTAATTCTTGTGTACGCATGCCACCGCCAATGGTATCTTTACCTTCTAACAACAAAACAGAAACCCCGGCTTGCTGCAGCGTTATTGCTGCAGCTAAACCATTGGGTCCCGAACCAACTATAATAGCATCGTATTTCATCTCACAGATTAAGGTGTTACAACCAAATTTTCTTTTCTGCCAGCATATAGCGGATAAACTTTGTCTCTTTTATCTAAAACAACATAAATAGAGTCTTTATACTGGTTTTTACCCCATAATATGATTCTGTTAGCTGATGGTCTTTGGTAATGAAGCGTAAAATTTTCATCCTTATAAACTTTATTCTTACTTTGGAAAGTAATCGTCTTTTTAATGGTATCAGCTTCATAATAAAATGTCTTCTGCCGCCACCTGTCCCGGCAGATTCATAGGTTCTATCAATATCTTTAAATTGTTTTCCTCTGCCTGCTTCTCCATGAATTAAGAAGATATTAAAAACAGTATAAGACATGGTAGACCATTTTTCAAAAGTTACATTTTGCCATCTTACTGAATCAACCGGAGAATATGGGACAATTTTATTATTCACTTTAAACTCTGTAACAT
This genomic window contains:
- a CDS encoding phytoene desaturase family protein, with the translated sequence MKYDAIIVGSGPNGLAAAITLQQAGVSVLLLEGKDTIGGGMRTQELTLPGFKHDVCSAIHPMAMGSPFFSKLPLAKHGLEFIQAPLAAAHPFDDGKAAFLSKSIEETASYLGKDKETYLKLIQPVVNHWDEIAEDTMGPLSFPSHPFLLAQFGLNAIRSANAIAAKFKTKEAKGLWGGMSAHAIQPLSNWASAAIGLILSAVGHKHGWPIPKGGSQAIANALASYFISLGGKIETGIMVKNIKELPPHQVVLFDVTPKQLLSIAGEEFSSLYKWQLERYRHGMGVFKVDWALSDPTPFTADACKKAATVHLGNTYQEIESSELSSSQGIHPEKPFVLFSQQSLFDKSRAPEGKHTAWAYCHVPHGSVMDMTDAIENQIERFAPGFKDTILAKHRMNTVQMEAYNPNYIGGDINGGIIDLAQLYTRPAVKISPYRTSSKRIYICSSSTPPGGGVHGMCGYHAAKTVLSDIYKINLL
- a CDS encoding chromate transporter, which codes for MQKKYTLKDIVIYFLKLGTWGFGGPVALVEYMQRDLVEDKKWISQEEYKEGLALAQLAPGPLAAQLGIYLGFVHYRILGATLVGLAFVLPSFLMVLTLGVAYKLYSGLAWMQAVFYGVSAAVIGIIALSAYKLTIKSISKINLKGLQDNWLLWVFYLVGAVSTIVLQREEILLFILTGLIYMLVKAKPKKLQNTANLPVIAFYFLPIITYAKGTLPKMALFFLKAGAFVFGSGLAIVPFLHAGVVQEYKWLTENEFVDAVAVAMITPGPVVITVGFIGYLVAGFSGASIAAGATFLPCYLFTILLAPSFKKISQNQQIKLFVDGITATVIGALVGSVIVIASRSIIDLTTVIIALASVLGLMYFKKLKEPHIILIAALIGLILKNLL
- a CDS encoding chromate resistance protein ChrB domain-containing protein — encoded protein: MKWITRKRPKIDRIACPWLIKRFIDADAEIIYVAEQDVIRKARELGAIPFDVPHVEFTHYQDKCTFDYFIEKYKLEDEALTTLSLIVRGADTDAHHLAPQASGLWAISAGLAYNYKDDDELLEIGLTIYDALYSWAKHLKHVKHTQNTTDSLFLDVYHKYLKHQKEQGKKTPSWAKELKEIIQDQIDININVSLKDVSEELNVNPAYISREFAKHFDNLSFGDYIRKLRIEKAISLIESTDYKLSEIAFLTGFSDQSHFTRIFKKIYDVSPAQYKKALKSKIHPKGKISSK
- a CDS encoding YeiH family protein; the protein is MSTIKKEWVHEDWAVVILGASIIVISLLGFLLPVPNFNWESLSVLNTDIFNIKNLEILLMQFVLVIAVAILGAFLTGKSIKHLLIVFPVVYLLTILALLLAGNDFVKSINLEAVIFSLSIGLLIGNFFKIPAWFRAALSTELYVKIGLVLLGTSVIFSDILKAGSLGLVQALLVVLSVWYFAFWLCKKLKIDQELTMMISSAVSICGVSAAIATSGAIQGNSKKLSYVISMVLITAIPMMIFMPYLAQYFGLSQEVTGAWLGGSIDTTGAVVASGSLVGEEALKISTIVKFSQNVLLGLAAFAISIYWSFTQTKNNEAGRPEKPTLKIIWDRFPKFVIGFIAASLIFSFLVPTETVSTVKGSLKNLQGLWFALAFTSIGLETNFKDLFAENSKQPFYAFLIAQVFNVVVTLVIAYFLFG